One genomic region from Apodemus sylvaticus chromosome 1, mApoSyl1.1, whole genome shotgun sequence encodes:
- the Ctsw gene encoding cathepsin W isoform X1, translating into MTLPVHLSCFLALLLAGQGLGDYLLTKDAGPRPLELKEVFKLFQIQFNRSYSNPAEYTRRLAIFAHNLAQAQRLQQEDLGTAEFGETPFSDLTEEEFGQLYGHQRAPERIPNMAKKVESQEWGESVPPTCDWRKAKNIISSIKNQEKCRCCWAMAAADNIQALWRIKHQKFVDVSVQELLDCDRCGNGCKGGFVWDAYITVLNYSGLASEQDYPFQGHQKPHRCLAKKYKKVAWIQDFTMLSRNEQAIARYLAVHGPITVTINMKLLKVGGQGQGEGTWGDALDSAPLSPPLQDYQKGVIKATPSSCDPQHVDHSVLLVGFGKEKAGMQTGTVLSHPRKPRRSTPFWILKNSWGDGWGEKGYFRLYRGNNTCGITKYPITALVSLPVKKLPISCPP; encoded by the exons ATGACACTGCCGGTCCACCTCTCCTGCTTTCTGGCCCTGTTGTTAGCAGGCCAAGGCCTGGGCGACTACCTCCTCACTAAG GATGCAGGTCCCCGACCACTGGAACTGAAAGAAGTCTTCAAGCTGTTTCAGATCCAGTTCAACCGGAGTTACTCGAACCCAGCAG AGTACACTCGCCGTCTGGCTATCTTTGCCCACAACCTGGCTCAGGCTCAACGGCTACAACAAGAAGACTTGGGTACAGCTGAGTTTGGAGAGACTCCATTCAGTGACCTCACAG AGGAAGAGTTTGGCCAGTTATATGGGCACCAGAGGGCACCGGAAAGGATCCCCAACATGGCCAAAAAGGTAGAGTCTCAAGAGTGGGGGGAATCTGTGCCCCCTACCTGTGACTGGCGTAAAGCAAAGAACATCATCTCATCAATCAAGAACCAG GAAAAGTGTAGGTGCTGCTGGGCCATGGCAGCAGCGGACAACATCCAGGCTCTGTGGCGCATCAAACACCAGAAGTTTGTGGACGTCTCTGTGCAGG AGCTGCTGGACTGTGACCGTTGTGGAAATGGCTGCAAGGGTGGCTTCGTGTGGGACGCATATATAACTGTCCTCAACTACA GTGGCCTGGCCAGTGAACAGGATTACCCATTCCAGGGGCACCAGAAGCCCCACAGGTGCCTGGCCAAGAAGTATAAGAAAGTGGCCTGGATTCAGGATTTCACCATGTTGTCCAGAAATGAGCAGG CAATTGCCCGCTACCTGGCCGTCCACGGGCCTATCACTGTGACCATCAACATGAAGCTACTAAAGGTGGGTGGACAGGGGCAGGGTGAGGGCACATGGGGAGATGCCCTGGATTCAGCTCCTCTGTCCCCACCCTTGCAGGATTACCAGAAGGGGGTGATCAAGGCCACACCCAGTTCCTGCGACCCTCAACATGTGGACCACTCTGTCTTGCTGGTGGGTTTCGGCAAGGAGAAAGCGGGCATGCAGACAGGGACAGTCTTGTCCCATCCTCGCAAACCTCGCCGCTCCACCCCCTTCTGGATCCTGAAGAACTCCTGGGGAGATGGGTGGGGCGAGAAG GGTTACTTCAGGCTCTATCGGGGAAACAACACCTGTGGAATCACCAAGTATCCGATCACAGCTCTAGTGAGCCTACCAGTTAAGAAGCTACCAATCTCTTGTCCACCTTGA
- the Ctsw gene encoding cathepsin W isoform X2, which produces MTLPVHLSCFLALLLAGQGLGDYLLTKDAGPRPLELKEVFKLFQIQFNRSYSNPAEYTRRLAIFAHNLAQAQRLQQEDLGTAEFGETPFSDLTEEEFGQLYGHQRAPERIPNMAKKVESQEWGESVPPTCDWRKAKNIISSIKNQEKCRCCWAMAAADNIQALWRIKHQKFVDVSVQELLDCDRCGNGCKGGFVWDAYITVLNYSGLASEQDYPFQGHQKPHRCLAKKYKKVAWIQDFTMLSRNEQAIARYLAVHGPITVTINMKLLKVGGQGQGEGTWGDALDSAPLSPPLQDYQKGVIKATPSSCDPQHVDHSVLLVGFGKEKAGMQTGTVLSHPRKPRRSTPFWILKNSWGDGWGEKALSGKQHLWNHQVSDHSSSEPTS; this is translated from the exons ATGACACTGCCGGTCCACCTCTCCTGCTTTCTGGCCCTGTTGTTAGCAGGCCAAGGCCTGGGCGACTACCTCCTCACTAAG GATGCAGGTCCCCGACCACTGGAACTGAAAGAAGTCTTCAAGCTGTTTCAGATCCAGTTCAACCGGAGTTACTCGAACCCAGCAG AGTACACTCGCCGTCTGGCTATCTTTGCCCACAACCTGGCTCAGGCTCAACGGCTACAACAAGAAGACTTGGGTACAGCTGAGTTTGGAGAGACTCCATTCAGTGACCTCACAG AGGAAGAGTTTGGCCAGTTATATGGGCACCAGAGGGCACCGGAAAGGATCCCCAACATGGCCAAAAAGGTAGAGTCTCAAGAGTGGGGGGAATCTGTGCCCCCTACCTGTGACTGGCGTAAAGCAAAGAACATCATCTCATCAATCAAGAACCAG GAAAAGTGTAGGTGCTGCTGGGCCATGGCAGCAGCGGACAACATCCAGGCTCTGTGGCGCATCAAACACCAGAAGTTTGTGGACGTCTCTGTGCAGG AGCTGCTGGACTGTGACCGTTGTGGAAATGGCTGCAAGGGTGGCTTCGTGTGGGACGCATATATAACTGTCCTCAACTACA GTGGCCTGGCCAGTGAACAGGATTACCCATTCCAGGGGCACCAGAAGCCCCACAGGTGCCTGGCCAAGAAGTATAAGAAAGTGGCCTGGATTCAGGATTTCACCATGTTGTCCAGAAATGAGCAGG CAATTGCCCGCTACCTGGCCGTCCACGGGCCTATCACTGTGACCATCAACATGAAGCTACTAAAGGTGGGTGGACAGGGGCAGGGTGAGGGCACATGGGGAGATGCCCTGGATTCAGCTCCTCTGTCCCCACCCTTGCAGGATTACCAGAAGGGGGTGATCAAGGCCACACCCAGTTCCTGCGACCCTCAACATGTGGACCACTCTGTCTTGCTGGTGGGTTTCGGCAAGGAGAAAGCGGGCATGCAGACAGGGACAGTCTTGTCCCATCCTCGCAAACCTCGCCGCTCCACCCCCTTCTGGATCCTGAAGAACTCCTGGGGAGATGGGTGGGGCGAGAAG GCTCTATCGGGGAAACAACACCTGTGGAATCACCAAGTATCCGATCACAGCTCTAGTGAGCCTACCAGTTAA
- the Ctsw gene encoding cathepsin W isoform X5 produces MTLPVHLSCFLALLLAGQGLGDYLLTKDAGPRPLELKEVFKLFQIQFNRSYSNPAEYTRRLAIFAHNLAQAQRLQQEDLGTAEFGETPFSDLTEEEFGQLYGHQRAPERIPNMAKKVESQEWGESVPPTCDWRKAKNIISSIKNQEKCRCCWAMAAADNIQALWRIKHQKFVDVSVQELLDCDRCGNGCKGGFVWDAYITVLNYSGLASEQDYPFQGHQKPHRCLAKKYKKVAWIQDFTMLSRNEQGLPEGGDQGHTQFLRPSTCGPLCLAGGFRQGESGHADRDSLVPSSQTSPLHPLLDPEELLGRWVGREGSIGETTPVESPSIRSQL; encoded by the exons ATGACACTGCCGGTCCACCTCTCCTGCTTTCTGGCCCTGTTGTTAGCAGGCCAAGGCCTGGGCGACTACCTCCTCACTAAG GATGCAGGTCCCCGACCACTGGAACTGAAAGAAGTCTTCAAGCTGTTTCAGATCCAGTTCAACCGGAGTTACTCGAACCCAGCAG AGTACACTCGCCGTCTGGCTATCTTTGCCCACAACCTGGCTCAGGCTCAACGGCTACAACAAGAAGACTTGGGTACAGCTGAGTTTGGAGAGACTCCATTCAGTGACCTCACAG AGGAAGAGTTTGGCCAGTTATATGGGCACCAGAGGGCACCGGAAAGGATCCCCAACATGGCCAAAAAGGTAGAGTCTCAAGAGTGGGGGGAATCTGTGCCCCCTACCTGTGACTGGCGTAAAGCAAAGAACATCATCTCATCAATCAAGAACCAG GAAAAGTGTAGGTGCTGCTGGGCCATGGCAGCAGCGGACAACATCCAGGCTCTGTGGCGCATCAAACACCAGAAGTTTGTGGACGTCTCTGTGCAGG AGCTGCTGGACTGTGACCGTTGTGGAAATGGCTGCAAGGGTGGCTTCGTGTGGGACGCATATATAACTGTCCTCAACTACA GTGGCCTGGCCAGTGAACAGGATTACCCATTCCAGGGGCACCAGAAGCCCCACAGGTGCCTGGCCAAGAAGTATAAGAAAGTGGCCTGGATTCAGGATTTCACCATGTTGTCCAGAAATGAGCAGG GATTACCAGAAGGGGGTGATCAAGGCCACACCCAGTTCCTGCGACCCTCAACATGTGGACCACTCTGTCTTGCTGGTGGGTTTCGGCAAGGAGAAAGCGGGCATGCAGACAGGGACAGTCTTGTCCCATCCTCGCAAACCTCGCCGCTCCACCCCCTTCTGGATCCTGAAGAACTCCTGGGGAGATGGGTGGGGCGAGAAG GCTCTATCGGGGAAACAACACCTGTGGAATCACCAAGTATCCGATCACAGCTCTAG
- the Ctsw gene encoding cathepsin W isoform X3 yields MTLPVHLSCFLALLLAGQGLGDYLLTKDAGPRPLELKEVFKLFQIQFNRSYSNPAEYTRRLAIFAHNLAQAQRLQQEDLGTAEFGETPFSDLTEEEFGQLYGHQRAPERIPNMAKKVESQEWGESVPPTCDWRKAKNIISSIKNQEKCRCCWAMAAADNIQALWRIKHQKFVDVSVQELLDCDRCGNGCKGGFVWDAYITVLNYSGLASEQDYPFQGHQKPHRCLAKKYKKVAWIQDFTMLSRNEQAIARYLAVHGPITVTINMKLLKDYQKGVIKATPSSCDPQHVDHSVLLVGFGKEKAGMQTGTVLSHPRKPRRSTPFWILKNSWGDGWGEKGYFRLYRGNNTCGITKYPITALVSLPVKKLPISCPP; encoded by the exons ATGACACTGCCGGTCCACCTCTCCTGCTTTCTGGCCCTGTTGTTAGCAGGCCAAGGCCTGGGCGACTACCTCCTCACTAAG GATGCAGGTCCCCGACCACTGGAACTGAAAGAAGTCTTCAAGCTGTTTCAGATCCAGTTCAACCGGAGTTACTCGAACCCAGCAG AGTACACTCGCCGTCTGGCTATCTTTGCCCACAACCTGGCTCAGGCTCAACGGCTACAACAAGAAGACTTGGGTACAGCTGAGTTTGGAGAGACTCCATTCAGTGACCTCACAG AGGAAGAGTTTGGCCAGTTATATGGGCACCAGAGGGCACCGGAAAGGATCCCCAACATGGCCAAAAAGGTAGAGTCTCAAGAGTGGGGGGAATCTGTGCCCCCTACCTGTGACTGGCGTAAAGCAAAGAACATCATCTCATCAATCAAGAACCAG GAAAAGTGTAGGTGCTGCTGGGCCATGGCAGCAGCGGACAACATCCAGGCTCTGTGGCGCATCAAACACCAGAAGTTTGTGGACGTCTCTGTGCAGG AGCTGCTGGACTGTGACCGTTGTGGAAATGGCTGCAAGGGTGGCTTCGTGTGGGACGCATATATAACTGTCCTCAACTACA GTGGCCTGGCCAGTGAACAGGATTACCCATTCCAGGGGCACCAGAAGCCCCACAGGTGCCTGGCCAAGAAGTATAAGAAAGTGGCCTGGATTCAGGATTTCACCATGTTGTCCAGAAATGAGCAGG CAATTGCCCGCTACCTGGCCGTCCACGGGCCTATCACTGTGACCATCAACATGAAGCTACTAAAG GATTACCAGAAGGGGGTGATCAAGGCCACACCCAGTTCCTGCGACCCTCAACATGTGGACCACTCTGTCTTGCTGGTGGGTTTCGGCAAGGAGAAAGCGGGCATGCAGACAGGGACAGTCTTGTCCCATCCTCGCAAACCTCGCCGCTCCACCCCCTTCTGGATCCTGAAGAACTCCTGGGGAGATGGGTGGGGCGAGAAG GGTTACTTCAGGCTCTATCGGGGAAACAACACCTGTGGAATCACCAAGTATCCGATCACAGCTCTAGTGAGCCTACCAGTTAAGAAGCTACCAATCTCTTGTCCACCTTGA
- the Ctsw gene encoding cathepsin W isoform X4, whose translation MTLPVHLSCFLALLLAGQGLGDYLLTKDAGPRPLELKEVFKLFQIQFNRSYSNPAEYTRRLAIFAHNLAQAQRLQQEDLGTAEFGETPFSDLTEEEFGQLYGHQRAPERIPNMAKKVESQEWGESVPPTCDWRKAKNIISSIKNQEKCRCCWAMAAADNIQALWRIKHQKFVDVSVQELLDCDRCGNGCKGGFVWDAYITVLNYSGLASEQDYPFQGHQKPHRCLAKKYKKVAWIQDFTMLSRNEQGLPEGGDQGHTQFLRPSTCGPLCLAGGFRQGESGHADRDSLVPSSQTSPLHPLLDPEELLGRWVGREGLLQALSGKQHLWNHQVSDHSSSEPTS comes from the exons ATGACACTGCCGGTCCACCTCTCCTGCTTTCTGGCCCTGTTGTTAGCAGGCCAAGGCCTGGGCGACTACCTCCTCACTAAG GATGCAGGTCCCCGACCACTGGAACTGAAAGAAGTCTTCAAGCTGTTTCAGATCCAGTTCAACCGGAGTTACTCGAACCCAGCAG AGTACACTCGCCGTCTGGCTATCTTTGCCCACAACCTGGCTCAGGCTCAACGGCTACAACAAGAAGACTTGGGTACAGCTGAGTTTGGAGAGACTCCATTCAGTGACCTCACAG AGGAAGAGTTTGGCCAGTTATATGGGCACCAGAGGGCACCGGAAAGGATCCCCAACATGGCCAAAAAGGTAGAGTCTCAAGAGTGGGGGGAATCTGTGCCCCCTACCTGTGACTGGCGTAAAGCAAAGAACATCATCTCATCAATCAAGAACCAG GAAAAGTGTAGGTGCTGCTGGGCCATGGCAGCAGCGGACAACATCCAGGCTCTGTGGCGCATCAAACACCAGAAGTTTGTGGACGTCTCTGTGCAGG AGCTGCTGGACTGTGACCGTTGTGGAAATGGCTGCAAGGGTGGCTTCGTGTGGGACGCATATATAACTGTCCTCAACTACA GTGGCCTGGCCAGTGAACAGGATTACCCATTCCAGGGGCACCAGAAGCCCCACAGGTGCCTGGCCAAGAAGTATAAGAAAGTGGCCTGGATTCAGGATTTCACCATGTTGTCCAGAAATGAGCAGG GATTACCAGAAGGGGGTGATCAAGGCCACACCCAGTTCCTGCGACCCTCAACATGTGGACCACTCTGTCTTGCTGGTGGGTTTCGGCAAGGAGAAAGCGGGCATGCAGACAGGGACAGTCTTGTCCCATCCTCGCAAACCTCGCCGCTCCACCCCCTTCTGGATCCTGAAGAACTCCTGGGGAGATGGGTGGGGCGAGAAG GGTTACTTCAGGCTCTATCGGGGAAACAACACCTGTGGAATCACCAAGTATCCGATCACAGCTCTAGTGAGCCTACCAGTTAA
- the Fibp gene encoding acidic fibroblast growth factor intracellular-binding protein isoform X2: MTSELDIFVGNTTLIDEDVYRLWLDGYSVNDAVALRVRSGILEQTGATTGVLQSDTMDHYRTFHMLERLLHAPPKLLHQLIFQIPPSRQALLIERYYTFDEAFVREVLGKKLSKGTKKDLDDISTKTGITLKSCRRQFDNFKRVFKVVEEMRGSLVDNIQQHFLLSDRLARDYAAIVFFANNRFETGKKKLQYLSFGDFAFCAELMIRNWTLGAVDSQMDDMDVDLDKEFLQDLKELKVLVADKDLLDLHKSLVCTALRGKLGVFSEMETNFKNLSRGLVNVAAKLTHNKDVRDLFVDLVEKFVEPCRSDHWPLSDVRLFLNQYSASVHSLDGFRHQALWDRYMGTLRGCLLRLYHD, translated from the exons ATGACCAGCGAACTAGACATTTTCGTGGGGAACACGACCCTTATAGATGAAGACGTGTATCGCCTCTGGCTGGATGGTTACTCAG TGAACGATGCAGTGGCTCTGCGCGTACGCTCCGGAATCCTGGAGCAGACGGGAGCCACCACAGGAGTGCTGCAGAGCGACACCATGGACCACTACCGCACCTTTCACATGCTCGAGCGTCTGCTGCACGCGCCGCCGAAGCTGCTGCACCAGCTCATCTTCCAGATTCCTCCCTCCCGACAGGCACTCCTCATCGAGAG GTACTACACCTTCGACGAGGCCTTTGTTCGGGAGGTCTTGGGCAAGAAACTGTCCAAAGGTACCAAGAAAGACCTGGATGACATCAGCACCAAAACAGGAATTACTCTCAAGAGCTGCCGGAGGCAG TTTGACAACTTTAAGCGCGTCTTCAAGGTGGTGGAAGAAATGCGGGGCTCCCTGGTGGATAACATCCAGCAGCACTTCCTCCTCTCTGACCGATTAGCCAG AGATTATGCAGCCATCGTCTTTTTTGCCAACAACCGCTttgaaacaggaaagaaaaagctACAGTACCTGAGCTTTGGTGACTTTGCTTTCTGTGCTGAGCTTATGATCCGGAACTGGACCCTTGGAGCCGTCG ACTCACAGATGGATGACATGGATGTGGACTTAGATAAGGAGTTTCTCCAAGACTTGAAGGAGCTCAAGGTTCTAGTAGCTGACAAGGACCTTCTAGACTTGCACAAGAG CCTGGTGTGCACTGCCCTCCGGGGAAAGCTGGGTGTCTTCTCTGAGATGGAAACCAACTTCAAG AATCTGTCCCGGGGGCTGGTGAATGTGGCTGCCAAGCTGACCCACAATAAGGATGTCAGAGACCTATTTGTGGACCTTGTGGAGAAG TTTGTGGAACCCTGCCGCTCTGACCACTGGCCACTGAGTGACGTGCGGCTCTTCCTCAACCAGTATTCAGCGTCGGTCCACTCCCTGGATGGCTTCCG GCACCAGGCCCTCTGGGACCGCTACATGGGCACCCTCCGTGGCTGCCTTCTGCGTCTCTATCATGATTAg
- the Fibp gene encoding acidic fibroblast growth factor intracellular-binding protein isoform X1, with the protein MTSELDIFVGNTTLIDEDVYRLWLDGYSVNDAVALRVRSGILEQTGATTGVLQSDTMDHYRTFHMLERLLHAPPKLLHQLIFQIPPSRQALLIERYYTFDEAFVREVLGKKLSKGTKKDLDDISTKTGITLKSCRRQFDNFKRVFKVVEEMRGSLVDNIQQHFLLSDRLARDYAAIVFFANNRFETGKKKLQYLSFGDFAFCAELMIRNWTLGAVGEAPTEPDSQMDDMDVDLDKEFLQDLKELKVLVADKDLLDLHKSLVCTALRGKLGVFSEMETNFKNLSRGLVNVAAKLTHNKDVRDLFVDLVEKFVEPCRSDHWPLSDVRLFLNQYSASVHSLDGFRHQALWDRYMGTLRGCLLRLYHD; encoded by the exons ATGACCAGCGAACTAGACATTTTCGTGGGGAACACGACCCTTATAGATGAAGACGTGTATCGCCTCTGGCTGGATGGTTACTCAG TGAACGATGCAGTGGCTCTGCGCGTACGCTCCGGAATCCTGGAGCAGACGGGAGCCACCACAGGAGTGCTGCAGAGCGACACCATGGACCACTACCGCACCTTTCACATGCTCGAGCGTCTGCTGCACGCGCCGCCGAAGCTGCTGCACCAGCTCATCTTCCAGATTCCTCCCTCCCGACAGGCACTCCTCATCGAGAG GTACTACACCTTCGACGAGGCCTTTGTTCGGGAGGTCTTGGGCAAGAAACTGTCCAAAGGTACCAAGAAAGACCTGGATGACATCAGCACCAAAACAGGAATTACTCTCAAGAGCTGCCGGAGGCAG TTTGACAACTTTAAGCGCGTCTTCAAGGTGGTGGAAGAAATGCGGGGCTCCCTGGTGGATAACATCCAGCAGCACTTCCTCCTCTCTGACCGATTAGCCAG AGATTATGCAGCCATCGTCTTTTTTGCCAACAACCGCTttgaaacaggaaagaaaaagctACAGTACCTGAGCTTTGGTGACTTTGCTTTCTGTGCTGAGCTTATGATCCGGAACTGGACCCTTGGAGCCGTCGGTGAGGCCCCCACTGAGCCAG ACTCACAGATGGATGACATGGATGTGGACTTAGATAAGGAGTTTCTCCAAGACTTGAAGGAGCTCAAGGTTCTAGTAGCTGACAAGGACCTTCTAGACTTGCACAAGAG CCTGGTGTGCACTGCCCTCCGGGGAAAGCTGGGTGTCTTCTCTGAGATGGAAACCAACTTCAAG AATCTGTCCCGGGGGCTGGTGAATGTGGCTGCCAAGCTGACCCACAATAAGGATGTCAGAGACCTATTTGTGGACCTTGTGGAGAAG TTTGTGGAACCCTGCCGCTCTGACCACTGGCCACTGAGTGACGTGCGGCTCTTCCTCAACCAGTATTCAGCGTCGGTCCACTCCCTGGATGGCTTCCG GCACCAGGCCCTCTGGGACCGCTACATGGGCACCCTCCGTGGCTGCCTTCTGCGTCTCTATCATGATTAg
- the Ccdc85b gene encoding coiled-coil domain-containing protein 85B isoform X2 yields the protein MEAEAGGLEELTDEEMAALGGEPGAARPLLLPGLGAPTRTACGSPVAALWDPSIPGGARGPGWLLAEASRAGRPPGGAAAGKSGP from the exons ATGGAGGCCGAAGCAGGCGGCCTGGAGGAGCTGACGGACGAGGAGATGGCGGCGCTGG GCGGAGAACCGGGAGCTGCGCGACCTCTGCTGCTTCCTGGACTCGGAGCGCCAACGAGGACGGCGTGCGGCTCGCCAGTGGCAGCTCTTTGGGACCCAAGCATCCCGGGCGGTGCGCGAGGACCTGGGTGGCTGTTGGCAGAAGCTAGCAGAGCTGGAAGGCCGCCAGGAGGAGCTGCTGCGGGAAAATCTGGCCCTTAA
- the Ccdc85b gene encoding coiled-coil domain-containing protein 85B isoform X1, which produces MEAEAGGLEELTDEEMAALGKEELVRRLRREEAARLAALVQRGRLMQEVNRQLQGHLGEIRELKQLNRRLQAENRELRDLCCFLDSERQRGRRAARQWQLFGTQASRAVREDLGGCWQKLAELEGRQEELLRENLALKELCLALGEEWGPRGGPGGAVGSGAGPTPELSLPPCGPRDLGDGSSSTGSVGSPDQLPLACSPDD; this is translated from the coding sequence ATGGAGGCCGAAGCAGGCGGCCTGGAGGAGCTGACGGACGAGGAGATGGCGGCGCTGGGTAAGGAGGAGCTGGTGCGGCGCCTGCGGCGGGAGGAGGCGGCACGCCTGGCAGCGCTGGTGCAGCGCGGCCGTCTGATGCAGGAGGTGAATCGGCAGCTGCAGGGTCACCTGGGCGAGATCCGTGAGCTCAAACAGCTCAACCGGCGCCTGCAGGCGGAGAACCGGGAGCTGCGCGACCTCTGCTGCTTCCTGGACTCGGAGCGCCAACGAGGACGGCGTGCGGCTCGCCAGTGGCAGCTCTTTGGGACCCAAGCATCCCGGGCGGTGCGCGAGGACCTGGGTGGCTGTTGGCAGAAGCTAGCAGAGCTGGAAGGCCGCCAGGAGGAGCTGCTGCGGGAAAATCTGGCCCTTAAGGAGCTTTGCCTAGCACTTGGCGAAGAGTGGGGCCCCCGCGGTGGCCCCGGCGGCGCAGTGGGCTCAGGTGCTGGGCCCACACCCGAGCTCTCCCTACCACCGTGCGGGCCCCGCGACCTAGGCGATGGAAGTTCCAGCACTGGCAGTGTGGGCAGCCCGGATCAGTTGCCCCTAGCCTGCTCCCCTGATGACTGA
- the Fosl1 gene encoding fos-related antigen 1, whose amino-acid sequence MYRDFGEPGPSSGAGSPYGRPAQAPQAQAQTAQQQKFHLVPSINTVSGSQELQWMVQPHFLGPSGYPRPLAYPQYSPPQPRPGVIRALGPPPGVRRRPCEQISPEEEERRRVRRERNKLAAAKCRNRRKELTDFLQAETDKLEDEKSGLQREIEELQKQKERLELVLEAHRPICKIPEGDKDTGGAGSTSGAGSPPAPCRPVPCISLSPGPVLEPEALHTPTLMTTPSLTPFTPSLVFTYPSTPEPCSSAHRKSSSSSGDPSSDPLGSPTLLAL is encoded by the exons ATGTACCGAGACTTCGGGGAACCGGGACCGAGCTCCGGGGCTGGCAGCCCGTACGGTCGCCCCGCGCAGGCCCCCCAAGCGCAGGCACAGACCGCCCAGCAGCAG AAGTTTCACCTTGTGCCAAGCATCAACACCGTGAGCGGCAGCCAGGAACTGCAGTGGATGGTGCAGCCTCATTTCCTGGGACCCAGTGGCTATCCCCGACCTCTGGCCTATCCCCAGTACAGTCCCCCTCAGCCCCGGCCAGGAGTCATACGAGCCCTAGGGCCGCCTCCAGGGGTGCGACGCCGGCCCTGTGAGCAG ATCAGCCCAGAGGAGGAAGAACGCCGCAGGGTGAGACGTGAGCGGAACAAGCTCGCAGCTGCTAAGTGCAGAAACCGAAGAAAGGAACTGACAGACTTCCTGCAGGCG GAGACCGACAAATTGGAGGATGAGAAATCGGGGCTGCAGCGAGAGATTGAAGAGctgcagaagcagaaggaacgcCTTGAGTTGGTGCTGGAAGCCCATCGCCCCATCTGCAAAATCCCAGAAGGAGACAAGGACACAGGCGGTGCCGGCAGCACCAGCGGTGCCGGCAGCCCACCAGCCCCCTGCCGGCCAGTGCCTTGCATCTCCCTTTCTCCAGGACCGGTACTTGAACCAGAAGCACTGCATACCCCCACGCTCATGACCACACCCTCTCTGACTCCTTTTACTCCGAGTCTGGTTTTCACCTATCCTAGCACACCAGAGCCGTGTTCCTCAGCCCATCGGAagagtagcagcagcagtggtgacCCCTCCTCCGACCCCCTGGGATCTCCCACACTCCTGGCTTTGTGA